A DNA window from Longimicrobium sp. contains the following coding sequences:
- a CDS encoding GNAT family N-acetyltransferase, with protein MDGQMWLELLGYVASVLVAVSLMMSRILRLRLINLVGSLAFTVYGVLIGAYPVAAVNGFICLINLWFLVKMLRAHEYFRLLEIEPDTKYLRYFLSFHADDIKRFLPSFEHAPRKGEMTLFVLRDLVPAGLFIGEPRGDGCLWVRLDYVIPAFRDLKVGRYLYEECAGFFRERGIHTIVSPAGHAGHAKYLRRMGFTPADPRNRDGAYRLRVG; from the coding sequence ATGGACGGACAGATGTGGCTGGAGCTGCTGGGCTACGTGGCGTCGGTGCTGGTGGCGGTGTCGCTGATGATGAGCCGCATCCTGCGGCTGCGCCTGATCAACCTCGTGGGATCGCTCGCGTTCACCGTCTACGGCGTGCTGATCGGGGCGTACCCGGTGGCGGCTGTGAACGGGTTCATCTGCCTGATCAACCTGTGGTTCCTGGTGAAGATGCTCCGCGCGCACGAGTACTTCCGCCTGCTGGAGATCGAGCCGGACACGAAGTACCTGCGCTACTTCCTCTCCTTTCACGCCGACGACATCAAGCGCTTTCTCCCCTCGTTCGAGCACGCGCCGCGGAAGGGCGAGATGACGCTGTTCGTGCTGCGCGACCTGGTGCCGGCGGGGCTGTTCATCGGCGAGCCGCGCGGCGACGGGTGCCTGTGGGTGCGGCTGGACTACGTCATCCCCGCGTTCCGCGACCTCAAGGTGGGGCGATACCTGTACGAGGAGTGCGCCGGCTTCTTTCGCGAGCGCGGCATCCACACCATCGTCAGTCCCGCGGGACATGCCGGACACGCGAAGTACCTGCGCCGCATGGGCTTCACGCCTGCGGACCCACGGAATCGCGACGGAGCGTACCGGCTGCGCGTGGGGTGA
- a CDS encoding PIN domain-containing protein — protein sequence MREHPLVVLDANVLFPFQLRNLLLHLAVEGLFRPLWSAEIIDECMRALRRDAQLTQAQCDHLLVQMRRVFASAWGSGFAGRADRIELPDEGDRHVLALAVHYEADFIVTHNLKHFPSTILHPLGTAAIDPDAFVGILWFLDRQRVLAAAEQHRCSLRISPLAPADYLTALRGTARLPRTAELLLNGGFLHDAARSPQG from the coding sequence ATGCGCGAGCACCCGCTCGTGGTGCTCGATGCAAACGTTCTTTTCCCGTTCCAGCTCAGGAACCTGCTGCTGCACCTCGCGGTCGAAGGTCTCTTCCGGCCACTCTGGTCAGCCGAGATCATCGACGAGTGCATGCGCGCGCTGCGTCGTGACGCCCAGCTCACTCAAGCCCAGTGCGACCACCTACTCGTCCAGATGCGCCGCGTCTTCGCATCCGCATGGGGATCGGGTTTCGCTGGACGTGCGGATCGCATCGAGCTGCCCGACGAGGGAGACCGCCACGTCCTCGCGCTTGCGGTACACTATGAAGCCGACTTCATTGTGACACACAATCTGAAGCACTTCCCTTCGACTATTCTTCATCCGCTAGGCACTGCGGCAATCGATCCGGACGCGTTCGTCGGGATCCTCTGGTTCCTCGATCGACAACGAGTTCTCGCCGCGGCAGAGCAACACCGCTGCTCCCTCCGTATCAGCCCCCTCGCGCCTGCCGACTACCTGACCGCGTTGAGAGGGACAGCCCGCCTTCCCCGCACCGCCGAGTTGCTGTTGAATGGCGGGTTTCTTCACGACGCTGCGCGATCCCCTCAAGGTTGA
- a CDS encoding haloalkane dehalogenase has product MTSPSTQILRTPDERFRDLPGYPFEPRYVTVDGLRIHYVDEGPRDGSPVLMLHGEPSWSYLYRKMIPVIAAAGFRAVAPDLVGFGRSDKPADIGAYSYQRHVDWMRGFIEAIGLEAITLVCQDWGSLIGLRIAAEDPERFARIVAANAALPTGDGRTPLIFRACQAWARWTPWFPAGRIVQAGSHTKLPREVRRAYDAPFPPERYKAGARAFPPLVPTRPDDPAAEANRRAWAVLERWGKPFLTAYGQHERITRSFERRFQQRIPGAAGQPHATIRGAGHFLQEDRGEELARVVGEFIRCTS; this is encoded by the coding sequence ATGACGAGTCCATCAACCCAGATCCTGCGCACGCCGGACGAGCGGTTTCGCGATCTCCCCGGATATCCGTTCGAGCCGCGGTACGTCACCGTCGACGGATTGCGGATTCACTACGTGGACGAGGGGCCGCGGGATGGATCGCCCGTGCTGATGCTGCACGGCGAGCCGTCGTGGTCGTATCTCTACCGCAAGATGATCCCGGTCATCGCCGCGGCGGGTTTCCGCGCCGTGGCGCCCGATCTCGTTGGGTTCGGGCGGTCGGACAAGCCGGCGGATATCGGCGCGTACTCGTACCAGCGGCACGTGGACTGGATGCGCGGCTTCATCGAGGCCATCGGGCTCGAGGCGATCACGCTCGTCTGCCAGGACTGGGGTTCGCTGATCGGGCTGCGGATCGCGGCGGAGGATCCGGAGCGCTTCGCGCGCATCGTCGCCGCCAACGCCGCGCTGCCGACGGGGGATGGGCGCACGCCGTTGATCTTCCGCGCATGCCAGGCGTGGGCGCGGTGGACGCCATGGTTCCCCGCCGGCCGCATCGTGCAGGCGGGATCGCATACCAAGCTTCCGCGCGAGGTGCGGCGGGCCTACGACGCGCCGTTCCCGCCGGAGCGGTACAAGGCCGGCGCGCGCGCCTTCCCGCCGCTCGTCCCCACGCGCCCGGACGACCCCGCCGCGGAGGCCAACCGCCGCGCGTGGGCGGTGCTGGAGCGCTGGGGGAAGCCGTTCCTGACCGCGTACGGTCAGCACGAGCGCATCACCCGAAGCTTCGAGCGGCGGTTCCAGCAGCGGATCCCGGGCGCGGCCGGACAGCCGCACGCCACCATCCGCGGCGCCGGCCACTTCCTGCAGGAGGATCGCGGCGAGGAGCTGGCGCGCGTCGTGGGGGAGTTCATCCGCTGTACCTCCTGA
- a CDS encoding FAD-binding oxidoreductase, whose translation MPTADVVVIGGGVIGASVAYHLAARGCSGVRVLEREPRPGQGSTGKATGGFRCQFGSDVGVRLSLLSKEKLLRFADETGVDPGYRPCGYLFLADDAVTLNLLLASQTVQHAAGALDPRAVTPEEAKEINPAISIDGLVGGTYCSCDGFIRPLEILRGYTEAAQRLGVRFDHGCEVTGLRMEGGRIAAVRTRGGEIAAGAVVDAAGAWAGAVARMAGVEIPVTPLRRQVAATVATDALPETMPMTIFAPDGFHARVRDGRVLMLWPDEPATPSPYDHVFDERWLPQVTSRAHRRIPALREVAVDRGACWAGLYEMSPDRHVLLGAAPGVDNLYLANGSSGHGVMHSPALGQLLAEIILDGAASTLDVHPLRPSRFAEGEPIASPELL comes from the coding sequence ATGCCAACCGCGGATGTGGTGGTGATCGGCGGCGGGGTGATCGGCGCGAGCGTGGCGTATCACCTGGCGGCGCGCGGGTGCTCGGGTGTGCGCGTGCTGGAGCGCGAGCCGCGGCCGGGGCAGGGGAGCACGGGGAAGGCGACCGGCGGCTTCCGCTGCCAGTTCGGCTCCGACGTCGGCGTCCGCCTGTCGCTGCTGTCGAAGGAGAAGCTGCTGCGCTTCGCGGACGAGACCGGTGTGGACCCCGGCTATCGCCCGTGCGGCTACCTCTTCCTCGCCGATGACGCCGTCACGCTGAACCTCCTCCTGGCATCGCAGACAGTGCAGCACGCGGCGGGCGCGCTGGATCCGCGCGCGGTTACGCCGGAGGAGGCGAAGGAGATCAATCCCGCCATCTCCATCGACGGGCTGGTGGGCGGCACGTACTGCTCGTGCGACGGGTTCATCCGCCCGCTGGAGATCCTGCGCGGCTACACCGAGGCCGCGCAGCGTCTCGGTGTGCGCTTCGACCACGGGTGCGAGGTGACGGGGCTGCGGATGGAGGGCGGCCGCATCGCCGCCGTGCGGACGCGGGGCGGAGAGATCGCGGCCGGCGCCGTGGTCGACGCGGCGGGCGCGTGGGCGGGCGCCGTCGCGCGGATGGCGGGTGTGGAGATCCCGGTGACGCCGCTGCGGCGGCAGGTGGCGGCGACGGTGGCCACGGACGCGCTGCCGGAGACGATGCCGATGACCATCTTCGCCCCCGACGGTTTCCACGCGCGCGTCCGCGACGGCCGCGTGCTGATGCTCTGGCCCGACGAGCCGGCCACGCCATCCCCCTACGACCACGTGTTCGACGAGCGGTGGCTGCCGCAGGTGACGTCGCGCGCGCACCGGCGCATCCCCGCGTTGCGCGAGGTGGCGGTGGATCGCGGCGCGTGCTGGGCGGGGCTGTACGAGATGAGTCCCGACCGGCACGTGCTGCTGGGCGCCGCGCCGGGCGTCGACAATCTCTATCTCGCCAACGGATCGTCCGGCCACGGGGTGATGCACTCGCCCGCGCTGGGCCAGCTCCTGGCCGAGATCATCCTCGACGGCGCCGCGTCCACGCTGGACGTCCATCCCCTGCGCCCGTCGCGCTTCGCCGAGGGCGAGCCGATCGCATCTCCCGAGCTGCTGTGA
- a CDS encoding gamma-glutamyltransferase, with product MPIFRRLLFIPLLLALASPAAAQRTVKPVLHGRHWVAVTGKPLAATAGAMIFQKGGNAVDAACAMIAATSTMWDVLSWGGETQALIYNPHTGQVIGVNALGVAPSGATPEFYRGRGMRYPPEYGPLAAVTPGTPGGIMTMLAEWGTMSLKDVLAPAIQMADGYPMEDEASNSIERNKSWIRQWPYSRALFLVHPGQPREGPAIGEIFRQPDLARTLRSLVEAEQQALAQGKGRKEAIYAAYDRFYRGDIAQEIVRSVREQGGLFTMEDLASWRVRIEEPVHTSYRGIEVYKLNVWQQGPAMLQALNILETFDLKSMGYNSPRYLNTVYQAMSLAFADRDFYYGDPYVPPDEPVRGLLSKEYARQRARLINPQRNDPDIGPGDPYPFQGGRNPFVALLRDWPKTMNGRDSVSAPPTSFAEFQRQFQMGTTSVETADEEGWVVSVTPSGGWIPAVVAGRTGVGLSQRMQSFVTDRAENPFNVVRPGQHPRVTLTPTLALRDGKPMLAFGVQGGDSQDQNLLQFFLNVVEFGMNVQQAVEAPNINTYQMRSSFGGHEARPGRMLVNASMPDSVRAELRRMGYTLEVQRLTSGPINAVFIDREHGSFWGGSSNYGEDYGIAW from the coding sequence ATGCCGATCTTCCGTCGTCTGCTCTTCATCCCCCTCCTGCTCGCCCTCGCGTCGCCCGCCGCGGCGCAGCGGACGGTGAAGCCGGTGCTGCACGGGCGCCACTGGGTGGCGGTGACCGGAAAGCCGCTGGCCGCCACCGCCGGCGCCATGATCTTCCAGAAGGGCGGCAACGCGGTGGACGCGGCGTGCGCCATGATCGCCGCCACCAGCACCATGTGGGACGTGCTGAGCTGGGGCGGCGAGACGCAGGCGCTGATCTACAATCCCCACACGGGGCAGGTGATCGGCGTGAACGCGCTGGGGGTGGCTCCGTCCGGCGCCACGCCCGAGTTCTACCGCGGGCGGGGGATGCGGTATCCCCCCGAGTACGGGCCGCTGGCCGCGGTCACGCCGGGGACGCCGGGCGGGATCATGACCATGCTGGCGGAGTGGGGGACGATGTCGCTGAAGGATGTCCTGGCCCCCGCCATCCAGATGGCCGACGGCTACCCGATGGAGGACGAGGCGTCGAACTCCATCGAGCGCAACAAGAGCTGGATCCGGCAGTGGCCGTACTCGCGCGCGCTGTTCCTGGTGCACCCCGGCCAGCCGCGCGAGGGCCCCGCCATCGGCGAGATCTTCCGCCAGCCGGACCTCGCGCGCACGCTGCGCAGCCTGGTGGAGGCCGAGCAGCAGGCGCTGGCGCAGGGGAAGGGCCGCAAGGAGGCCATCTACGCCGCCTACGACCGCTTCTACCGCGGCGACATCGCGCAGGAGATCGTGCGCTCGGTGCGCGAGCAGGGCGGGCTGTTCACGATGGAAGACCTGGCGAGCTGGCGCGTGCGCATCGAGGAGCCGGTGCACACCAGCTACCGGGGGATCGAGGTCTACAAGCTGAACGTGTGGCAGCAGGGGCCGGCCATGCTCCAGGCGCTCAACATCCTGGAGACGTTCGACCTGAAGTCGATGGGCTACAACTCGCCGCGCTACCTGAACACCGTGTACCAGGCGATGTCGCTGGCCTTCGCCGACCGCGACTTCTACTACGGCGACCCCTACGTGCCGCCCGACGAGCCGGTGCGCGGCCTCCTCTCCAAGGAGTACGCCCGCCAGCGCGCGCGGCTGATCAACCCCCAGCGCAACGATCCGGACATCGGCCCGGGCGACCCGTATCCGTTCCAGGGCGGGCGCAACCCGTTCGTCGCCCTGCTGCGCGACTGGCCGAAGACGATGAACGGGCGCGACTCCGTCTCCGCGCCGCCCACGTCGTTCGCCGAGTTCCAGCGCCAGTTCCAGATGGGCACCACGTCGGTGGAGACGGCGGACGAGGAGGGGTGGGTGGTGAGCGTGACGCCCAGCGGCGGGTGGATCCCCGCCGTGGTCGCCGGGCGCACGGGGGTGGGGTTGAGCCAGCGGATGCAGAGCTTCGTGACCGACCGGGCGGAGAACCCGTTCAACGTCGTCCGCCCGGGCCAGCACCCGCGGGTGACGCTGACGCCCACGCTGGCGCTGCGCGACGGCAAGCCGATGCTGGCGTTCGGCGTGCAGGGCGGCGACAGCCAGGACCAGAATCTCCTCCAGTTCTTCCTGAACGTGGTGGAGTTCGGGATGAACGTGCAGCAGGCCGTCGAGGCGCCCAACATCAACACCTACCAGATGCGCAGCTCCTTCGGCGGGCACGAGGCGCGGCCCGGGCGGATGCTGGTGAACGCGTCGATGCCCGACTCGGTGCGCGCCGAGCTGCGGCGGATGGGGTACACGCTCGAGGTGCAGCGGCTGACGTCTGGCCCCATCAACGCCGTCTTCATCGACCGCGAGCACGGCAGCTTCTGGGGCGGCAGCAGCAACTACGGCGAGGACTACGGCATCGCCTGGTAG
- a CDS encoding helix-turn-helix domain-containing protein, with the protein MATTEPLEIIEPTASAVKAAQRSRDSIAEAAERAGMRRSGTVRLEELELPVSVVRALSRMVDELSEGHRIAVHAIPDDSTELTTSQAARLLGMSRPTLINLLNQGSIPYRFVGTHRRLLVVDVLAFRERAERPAPEPSREEMLRAMEEMAEYTHGLGLGY; encoded by the coding sequence ATGGCGACCACTGAGCCCCTCGAGATCATCGAGCCCACCGCGTCCGCGGTGAAAGCTGCGCAGCGCAGCCGCGACTCCATCGCCGAGGCCGCCGAGCGTGCGGGGATGCGGCGGTCCGGAACGGTCCGGCTCGAGGAGCTGGAGCTGCCGGTGTCCGTGGTGCGCGCGTTGTCGCGCATGGTGGACGAGTTGTCCGAAGGACACCGAATCGCCGTGCATGCCATTCCCGACGACAGCACCGAGCTTACGACCAGCCAGGCTGCTCGCCTGCTCGGAATGTCTCGCCCAACCCTCATCAACCTCCTGAACCAGGGATCGATCCCGTACCGCTTCGTAGGCACCCACCGCCGTCTTCTGGTGGTCGACGTTCTCGCATTCCGTGAACGGGCAGAGCGGCCGGCACCCGAACCCTCGCGCGAGGAGATGCTTCGCGCCATGGAGGAGATGGCGGAGTACACCCACGGCCTGGGCCTGGGGTACTGA
- a CDS encoding neutral zinc metallopeptidase, which translates to MRLNTGGSSNVEDRRGMGGGMAVGGGLGALVLGLLYMLLGGNPGDVTGGEPPPSNAGAPAQQNDAQSQWVSKVLRSTELTWGDIFQKMGRQYQEPRLVLFSNAYPSACGMGQAAMGPFYCPRDEKVYIDLSFYREMEERLHAPGEFARAYVIAHEVGHHVQNLLGISAQVQQAEQQAGSRAEANRYSVRLELQADCFAGVWANQARQRGELVLEPGDVETALNAASAIGDDKLQQEAQGRVVPESFTHGTSAQRVEWFTRGLRSGDPQQCDTFEGSA; encoded by the coding sequence ATGCGCCTGAACACGGGGGGAAGCAGCAACGTCGAGGACCGCCGCGGCATGGGTGGCGGGATGGCCGTGGGGGGCGGCCTGGGCGCGCTGGTGCTGGGACTGCTGTACATGCTGCTGGGCGGCAATCCCGGCGACGTCACCGGCGGCGAGCCGCCGCCGAGCAACGCGGGCGCGCCGGCGCAGCAGAACGACGCGCAGAGCCAGTGGGTCAGCAAGGTGCTGCGCAGCACCGAGCTCACCTGGGGCGACATCTTCCAGAAGATGGGGCGCCAGTACCAGGAGCCGCGGCTGGTGCTGTTCAGCAACGCCTACCCCTCGGCGTGCGGGATGGGCCAGGCGGCCATGGGCCCGTTCTACTGCCCGCGCGACGAGAAGGTGTACATCGACCTGAGCTTCTACCGCGAGATGGAGGAGCGGCTGCACGCCCCGGGCGAGTTCGCGCGCGCGTACGTGATCGCGCACGAGGTGGGGCACCATGTGCAGAACCTGCTGGGGATCTCGGCGCAGGTGCAGCAGGCCGAGCAGCAGGCCGGCAGCCGCGCCGAGGCCAACCGGTACTCCGTGCGGCTGGAGCTGCAGGCCGACTGCTTCGCCGGCGTGTGGGCCAACCAGGCGCGCCAGCGCGGCGAGCTGGTGCTGGAGCCGGGCGACGTGGAAACCGCGCTCAACGCCGCCAGCGCCATCGGCGACGACAAGCTGCAGCAGGAGGCGCAGGGCCGCGTGGTCCCCGAGTCGTTCACGCACGGCACCTCGGCGCAGCGCGTGGAATGGTTCACCCGCGGCCTCCGGTCCGGCGACCCGCAGCAGTGTGATACCTTCGAGGGAAGTGCGTGA
- the radC gene encoding DNA repair protein RadC, translating into MHFPIKQWPVDERPRERVRALGVRALSTRELLALLIETGQAPRNGLPGRSALELAGDLLAAFPGEDGGESLRRLMAAPVCVVAGSVRGVGQAKATRVLAALELGRRAAEEARPERIRLATGRDVYERYRFRMRDLQHEEFYVLVLNTQNELLNETLVSRGTLDESLVHAREVFRHALHHSAASVVLMHNHPSGEPTPSGADRQITADLVKAGEILGVPVADHVIIGESRYWSFQERGELYRGVPTLQALAA; encoded by the coding sequence ATGCACTTCCCCATCAAGCAGTGGCCCGTCGACGAGCGTCCTCGCGAGCGCGTGCGCGCGCTGGGGGTGCGGGCGCTCTCCACCCGCGAGCTGCTGGCGCTGCTGATCGAAACCGGGCAGGCGCCGCGCAACGGTTTGCCCGGGCGGAGCGCGCTGGAGCTGGCCGGCGATCTGCTGGCCGCGTTCCCGGGCGAAGACGGCGGCGAGTCGTTGCGCCGCCTGATGGCGGCGCCGGTGTGCGTGGTGGCCGGCAGCGTGCGCGGCGTGGGCCAGGCCAAGGCCACGCGCGTGCTGGCGGCGCTCGAGCTGGGGCGCCGCGCCGCCGAGGAGGCGCGTCCCGAGCGCATCCGCCTGGCCACCGGGCGCGACGTGTACGAGCGCTACCGCTTCCGCATGCGCGACCTGCAGCACGAGGAGTTCTACGTGCTGGTGCTGAACACGCAGAACGAGCTGCTGAACGAAACCCTCGTCTCCCGTGGCACGCTCGACGAGTCGCTGGTGCACGCGCGCGAGGTGTTCCGCCACGCGCTGCATCACTCCGCGGCGTCGGTGGTGCTGATGCACAACCATCCCAGCGGCGAGCCCACCCCGTCGGGCGCCGACCGCCAGATCACCGCCGACCTGGTGAAGGCCGGCGAGATCCTGGGCGTCCCCGTCGCCGACCACGTCATCATTGGCGAGTCGCGCTACTGGTCGTTCCAGGAACGCGGCGAGCTCTACCGTGGCGTGCCAACTCTGCAGGCGCTGGCCGCGTAG
- a CDS encoding AI-2E family transporter — MTDLQPDNPPAPGARRRRGDAVRTVATVVIAVVAVAFALYFGREVFIPIALSLVFMALLRPVVRALEKLRIPTALAALVVVLGSLALLAGAGFAVAAPVQSWVKEAPQSIHKAQGKLRELARGFDPVVRSMGGASGGGPAGGARSAGSGGSGGTGGETPSPAMPGVATKVFGTTAGVLSAFVEVVLLVWFLLASGDLFLRKLVHVLPLIGEKKRAVEAVRETEAVVSRYLVVSLLINLGQGAAVGVAMWLIGMPTPVMWGMMTVLLEFIPYLGGALMVLLLTLIGLATFDSAGHALLAPGAYLLITTLQNNLVSPILYGRRLKLNPVAVLVGVMVWWFLWGVPGAFLAVPIVAAAKVLADRVPGLAALGEFLGD; from the coding sequence TTGACCGATCTCCAGCCCGACAATCCCCCCGCGCCCGGCGCGCGCCGCCGCCGCGGCGATGCCGTCCGCACCGTGGCGACCGTCGTCATCGCGGTGGTGGCGGTGGCGTTCGCGCTGTACTTCGGGCGCGAGGTGTTCATCCCCATCGCCCTGTCGCTGGTGTTCATGGCGCTGCTGCGGCCGGTGGTGCGCGCGCTGGAGAAGCTGCGCATCCCGACCGCCCTGGCGGCGCTCGTCGTGGTGCTCGGCTCGCTGGCGCTGCTGGCCGGGGCGGGATTCGCGGTGGCCGCGCCGGTGCAGAGCTGGGTGAAGGAGGCACCGCAGAGCATCCACAAGGCACAGGGAAAGCTGCGCGAGCTGGCGCGCGGCTTCGACCCCGTGGTCCGATCGATGGGCGGTGCGTCCGGCGGCGGACCGGCCGGCGGCGCGCGCTCCGCGGGCTCCGGCGGTTCCGGCGGCACCGGCGGGGAGACGCCGAGCCCGGCCATGCCGGGCGTAGCCACGAAGGTGTTCGGCACCACGGCCGGCGTGCTGTCGGCGTTCGTGGAGGTGGTGCTGCTCGTGTGGTTCCTGCTGGCGTCGGGCGACCTGTTCCTGCGCAAGCTGGTGCACGTGCTGCCGCTGATCGGCGAGAAGAAGCGCGCGGTGGAGGCGGTGCGCGAAACCGAGGCGGTGGTCTCGCGCTACCTGGTGGTGTCGCTGCTGATCAACCTCGGGCAGGGTGCCGCCGTGGGGGTGGCCATGTGGCTGATCGGCATGCCCACGCCGGTAATGTGGGGGATGATGACCGTGCTGCTGGAGTTCATCCCCTATCTGGGCGGCGCGCTGATGGTGCTGCTCCTGACGCTGATCGGCCTGGCCACGTTCGACTCGGCGGGGCACGCGCTGCTGGCGCCCGGCGCGTACCTGCTCATCACCACGCTGCAGAACAACCTGGTCAGCCCCATCCTCTACGGCCGGCGGCTGAAGCTGAACCCGGTGGCGGTGCTGGTGGGGGTGATGGTGTGGTGGTTCCTGTGGGGCGTGCCCGGCGCGTTCCTGGCCGTGCCCATCGTCGCCGCCGCCAAGGTGCTGGCCGACCGCGTCCCCGGCCTGGCCGCCCTCGGCGAGTTCCTAGGCGATTGA
- a CDS encoding bifunctional (p)ppGpp synthetase/guanosine-3',5'-bis(diphosphate) 3'-pyrophosphohydrolase: protein MATAVPVVLEGDALEHARSILPPILFNSIESYADRLDLELVTKAYEFSSVAHSGQKRRSGEDYVTHCVEVAAILGELHLDSVTIASALIHDVVEDTPATVEDVREAFGDEVATVVDGLTKLAKVQFRTSTEQQVENFRKLLLSMAQDARVILVKLADRLHNMRTLDYLPEEKRRRIALETREIYAPLAHRLGVATIKWELEDLCFKFLEPEAYRDLAKKISEKRREREDLVERMREPLQQELLDAGIDAEVTGRPKHLWSIYRKMVRRTKNYEEIYDLMAMRVIVETVTDCYHALGVIHNRWTPLTERFHDYIATPKSNMYRSLHTTIFGPGGRLYEIQIRTREMHRTAEYGIAAHWKYKEGRATDDVDETLTWFRQVLEWQQETKEPEEFMEFLRIDLFQDEIFVFTPMGDVKQLPKSATPIDFAFSVHTEVGVHCVGARVNGRISPITRELQNGDTVEILTDPRQRPSRDWLAFVKTARARNKIRQWIKEEEFGSSVELGREFIEREIKKARREKVTEERFDEAARALNLPNAQHLFAALGRGDLGPGAVMRELWPELAEQPKQPSAFERLVSRVRGEPPAVKIQGMSNLMVRYSQCCQPVPGDKVIGYITRGRGVSIHRIDCPNILQLRDHPERRVDIQWDGDGSDRFFVRLVMEGTDRRGLMAEVASAITGTNTNIQSAEMKADERGMKGEFVVEVENLTHLNRVISAVKKIKGVVKVERREQVDPGDVVDA, encoded by the coding sequence ATGGCCACCGCCGTCCCCGTGGTGCTGGAAGGCGACGCGCTGGAGCACGCGCGCTCCATCCTTCCGCCGATCCTCTTCAACAGCATCGAGAGCTACGCCGACCGGCTGGACCTTGAGCTGGTCACGAAGGCGTACGAGTTCAGCAGCGTGGCCCACTCCGGCCAGAAGCGCCGCTCGGGCGAAGACTACGTCACCCACTGCGTGGAGGTGGCCGCCATCTTGGGCGAGCTGCACCTGGACTCGGTGACCATCGCCAGCGCGCTGATCCACGACGTGGTGGAAGACACGCCCGCCACCGTCGAGGACGTGCGCGAGGCGTTCGGCGACGAGGTGGCCACCGTCGTCGATGGTCTCACCAAGCTGGCCAAGGTCCAGTTCCGCACCAGCACCGAGCAGCAGGTGGAGAACTTCCGCAAGCTGCTGCTGTCGATGGCGCAGGACGCGCGCGTGATCCTGGTGAAGCTGGCGGACCGGCTGCACAACATGCGCACGCTGGACTACCTCCCCGAGGAGAAGCGCCGCCGCATCGCGCTGGAGACGCGCGAGATCTACGCGCCGCTGGCCCACCGTCTGGGTGTCGCGACCATCAAGTGGGAGCTCGAGGACCTGTGCTTCAAGTTCCTGGAGCCCGAGGCCTATCGAGATCTCGCCAAGAAGATCAGCGAGAAGCGGCGCGAGCGCGAAGACCTGGTGGAGCGGATGCGCGAGCCGCTGCAGCAGGAGCTGCTCGACGCGGGGATCGACGCCGAGGTGACGGGCCGGCCCAAGCACCTGTGGTCCATCTACCGCAAGATGGTGCGCCGGACCAAGAACTACGAGGAGATCTACGACCTGATGGCCATGCGGGTGATCGTGGAGACGGTCACCGACTGCTACCACGCGCTGGGGGTGATCCACAACCGCTGGACGCCGCTGACGGAGCGGTTCCACGACTACATCGCCACGCCGAAGAGCAACATGTACCGGTCGCTGCACACGACCATCTTCGGCCCCGGCGGCAGGCTGTACGAGATCCAGATCCGCACGCGCGAGATGCACCGCACCGCCGAGTACGGCATCGCGGCGCACTGGAAGTACAAGGAGGGGCGCGCCACCGACGACGTCGACGAGACGCTGACCTGGTTCCGCCAGGTGCTGGAGTGGCAGCAGGAGACGAAGGAGCCGGAGGAGTTCATGGAATTCCTCCGGATCGACCTGTTCCAGGACGAGATCTTCGTCTTCACCCCCATGGGCGACGTGAAGCAGCTTCCCAAGTCCGCCACGCCCATCGACTTCGCCTTCTCGGTGCACACCGAGGTGGGTGTGCACTGCGTGGGCGCGCGGGTGAACGGGCGCATCAGCCCCATCACCCGCGAGCTGCAGAACGGCGACACGGTGGAGATCCTCACCGACCCGCGGCAGCGCCCCTCGCGCGACTGGCTGGCGTTCGTGAAGACGGCGCGCGCGCGCAACAAGATCCGCCAGTGGATCAAGGAGGAGGAGTTCGGCAGCTCGGTGGAGCTGGGGCGCGAGTTCATCGAGCGCGAGATCAAGAAGGCGCGCCGCGAGAAGGTGACCGAGGAGCGCTTCGACGAGGCGGCGCGGGCGCTGAACCTGCCCAACGCGCAGCACCTGTTCGCCGCCCTGGGGCGCGGCGACCTGGGCCCCGGCGCGGTGATGCGCGAGCTGTGGCCCGAGCTGGCCGAGCAGCCCAAGCAGCCGTCGGCGTTCGAGCGGCTGGTCTCCCGCGTGCGCGGCGAGCCGCCGGCGGTGAAGATCCAGGGGATGAGCAACCTGATGGTGCGCTACTCCCAGTGCTGCCAGCCGGTGCCGGGCGACAAGGTGATCGGCTACATCACGCGCGGGCGGGGCGTCAGCATCCACCGCATCGACTGCCCCAACATCCTGCAGCTGCGCGACCACCCCGAGCGCCGCGTCGACATCCAGTGGGACGGCGACGGCAGCGACCGCTTCTTCGTGCGGCTGGTGATGGAGGGCACCGACCGGCGCGGGCTGATGGCCGAGGTGGCCAGCGCCATCACCGGCACCAACACCAACATCCAGAGCGCCGAGATGAAGGCCGACGAGCGCGGGATGAAGGGCGAGTTCGTGGTGGAGGTGGAGAACCTGACGCACCTGAACCGCGTGATCAGCGCGGTGAAGAAGATCAAGGGCGTGGTGAAGGTGGAGCGGCGCGAGCAGGTGGACCCCGGCGACGTGGTCGACGCCTGA